In Phaseolus vulgaris cultivar G19833 chromosome 7, P. vulgaris v2.0, whole genome shotgun sequence, the genomic stretch taataataaatatatcaataataatgaagataagaataataataataataataaaaactaattatgataataaatataataataatattaataattttcttataaataataatttctcACCTTTATTTTCGTATACATAACACTTAATTGATTGTCGGAGAATCTTTTGCAGATTAATTCTCAGTCGGCTAGGTATTAGAGAGCGAATACAAGAAGAGGAAGGAAGAATGAATGAACACCAATGAGTGAATATGAGAATGAAGGTGAAGGAGGAGCGACTGAGGGATGAAAGACAATTGTTCCAGTCACTTACACTTACTATCTAAACCCTATAACCCTATACAAGTACAAATATGATTTCACTAATGACCTCTGGAACATAATCTGGGTCGGGGTGGTTAGTGTGATATGGAATCACAGGAATAACTTTATTTTCAAGAGAGGGGTGGCAGATGCGTCTGAAGTTTTTTCTTTGGTGCAAGTAAATGTTTGGTCTTGGGTCTCTTTAAATTTTAGGTCAGCTTTGTTTTCCTTTTCAGATTGGTGTTTAGAACCTATGTTGTGCATGAGGATAATCTTTTGAGAGTGTTAGTTTTAGCAAGGGCAATGTAAGTTTTAGTTAGTTTGGGAGACTTTAGGCAGGAATCGGTAGTTGGACACCGTGTATAAGGATTGAACCATCTCTGAAGtggttcttatttatttattttttattgtcgataaaacaaaaacaaaaaaaaactaatgaccTCTCtggtttttttttaagtaaatacATCCTTTACTCTTTTCcacttttgaaattattttcacATATAATATTTTCTGTAGTTAAATGGAAAGTGCGACAAGAAAATTGATGTGCCATACACTTCTATTCAAGAAAAAGGTAACTTTATGAGCTTAATCTTCAAGAAAGGTATTGCTTAATTTTTTCACAGCTAGTTGAACCATATTTAAACTGCATTATAACATTTTTTGGACATAATTCTTGTATTTAGGCTTATAAAAGTTTGGAACATCCTTAACGTATCAGTTTCATTTAAATATCAGTTTTTTCATtgccatcatctttagtttACTTAAGCATGATTACAAGAAGGAATGATGATGTTGTTGAGTCTCCCTTTTTCAGGTAAGCAAGAAACTCCAACCTCTCTAATCCTCATCGTGGAGTTTACGTGTTTCAATTCAGTGGCTTTTAAGGTTATGTGTTATCCCTCTTATCTTCAAGTGCCACGCTCTCAACAACCAtttaaaacatcaaaacattTTAACTTATAAGCCTGCtttgtttttacttttagaTAGTATTATCAATTGCTTTACGTTGAAACAATACCAATAGTAAAGAACTTCCCACTCCATAACACTATAAATAGGTGCATCTCAAAGGAAAGTAAGCATCCTCAAATAAAATCATATCTCTCTCTCTTGTGTTAAGAAAGATGGCTTACATCAATGCTGCATTTCGTTCATCAAGAGACTATGAAGTCTATTTCTTCATGAAGGATAAGTATGTGCGGGTGCATTACACTCCAGGATCAACAGATGATAAGATTTTGACTAATCTGCGTTTGATTAGTAGTGGTTTTCCTTCACTTGAAGCAACGTTCTTTGCAGAACCTGGAATGGATAGTGCATTCGTCACTGAAGGCAATGAAGCATATGTGTTCTCAACCAAATACTGTGCCTACATAGACTATGCTCCAGGTACAACAAATGACAAGATTCTCTCAGGTCCTACCACAATTGCTAAGATGTTTCCCGTCCTAAAAAACACAGTGTTTGAGAATGGCATAGACTCTGCATTCAGATCAACCAAAGGAAAAGAAGTTTACTTATTCAAGGGCAATCAGTATGCTCGCATAGACTATGATTCCAAGCAGCTTGTTGGCACCATTCGTAACATTGCTGATGGGTTTCCTGTTTTGAAAGGTACGATCTTTGAAAGTGGAATTGATGCGTGTTTTGCTTCCCATGAAGAGTCTGAAGCTTACCTTTTCAAAGGAGATGAGTATGTGCGTATGAAATTCACCCCAGATGCATATGATGACGTTCTTCTGGGTGATGTGAGGCCTATCCTTGATGGTTGGACATGTCTTAGAGGCATTTTGCCTGTCAGCTAAAGAAGGGTTCACCATCATCATCAACCACCTTAGTCTCATCACAAAACATGGTCTCGTAATATGCTTCAAATAAAGCTTTCATTGCCAAAGTTTACTTCTGTCTCTTTAATGTAACATTAGGATTGGAAGCCTCATTCCTCTCCGAATGTAACAAGTCTGATGTTTGTGTTTCCTTTCCTGTCTTTGTTTCCTATCTTCATGTAATTTGacacaataataaataaaagtggGTGGTTTGGTTTAATACAATTGATTATTATAGATTTAGTTtaatccataaaaaaataat encodes the following:
- the LOC137827554 gene encoding albumin-2-like, with product MAYINAAFRSSRDYEVYFFMKDKYVRVHYTPGSTDDKILTNLRLISSGFPSLEATFFAEPGMDSAFVTEGNEAYVFSTKYCAYIDYAPGTTNDKILSGPTTIAKMFPVLKNTVFENGIDSAFRSTKGKEVYLFKGNQYARIDYDSKQLVGTIRNIADGFPVLKGTIFESGIDACFASHEESEAYLFKGDEYVRMKFTPDAYDDVLLGDVRPILDGWTCLRGILPVS